A single Mesotoga infera DNA region contains:
- a CDS encoding ABC transporter permease: MARENVRRRFEYEKFGPLIALAILFVISAFASPYFLQTQNLLNILRQVSYTGIIALGMTFVIISGGIDLSVGSMVALVGGVVILALNWLVGIFGAGGEAWAILLALLVGLLFGAGLGALNGLMVTLGKIAPFIATLGTMAIFRSMALYIGSAGVFRSESRLFPDLGMGRVLGIPNPVVVFISLAVVFAIILNKTRYGRYLCAVGSNPKVAKYSAIKVNLTRFISYVAVGITVGFSAVFLSARLNSMSSTNGGLNYELDAIAAVIIGGTPMTGGSGSILGTVIGAITLGIINNMLNMLGVSPYLQGTVKGVVIIGAVLIQRKRAQ, from the coding sequence ATGGCAAGAGAAAATGTCCGTAGACGATTCGAATACGAGAAGTTTGGTCCATTAATAGCTCTTGCGATTCTATTCGTAATATCTGCTTTCGCCAGCCCGTATTTTCTTCAGACTCAGAATCTTCTGAACATTTTGAGGCAGGTTTCTTATACTGGAATCATAGCGCTTGGAATGACTTTCGTCATCATTTCCGGAGGGATAGATCTTTCAGTTGGGTCTATGGTTGCTCTGGTAGGCGGAGTAGTGATTCTCGCGCTTAACTGGCTTGTTGGGATATTCGGTGCAGGGGGGGAAGCATGGGCCATACTCCTGGCGCTTCTCGTTGGTCTGCTCTTTGGCGCAGGCCTGGGAGCACTTAATGGATTGATGGTTACTCTCGGAAAGATTGCTCCTTTCATTGCCACCCTGGGCACTATGGCAATATTCCGATCGATGGCGTTGTATATCGGAAGCGCAGGTGTTTTCAGATCGGAAAGCAGACTCTTTCCCGATCTGGGAATGGGAAGAGTGCTGGGAATACCAAATCCAGTCGTTGTATTCATAAGTCTCGCAGTCGTATTCGCAATTATTCTAAATAAGACGCGCTATGGAAGATACCTCTGCGCTGTCGGCTCCAATCCAAAGGTTGCAAAATACTCAGCGATAAAAGTCAATCTGACAAGGTTCATTTCGTACGTTGCCGTAGGAATTACCGTTGGATTCTCGGCCGTCTTTCTATCCGCAAGGCTGAATTCCATGAGTTCAACAAATGGTGGTCTGAACTACGAACTGGATGCTATCGCTGCAGTCATAATCGGTGGGACACCAATGACGGGTGGGTCAGGCTCGATCCTGGGAACCGTAATCGGAGCGATCACTCTCGGAATAATTAACAACATGCTGAACATGCTGGGGGTCTCGCCGTATTTGCAAGGAACGGTCAAGGGAGTAGTCATAATTGGCGCGGTCTTGATACAGAGAAAGAGAGCTCAATAA
- a CDS encoding ribose ABC transporter substrate-binding protein, which translates to MKKALVLMIFVVFVLSAFAVAAEKIKIGVAIPSADHGWTGGIVWWAQRAIKDWNEKDPDVEFFLVTADSPAKQVGDVEDLMVKGIDALVILAHDSEPLTPVVEKAYNSGVFIVSVDRGLTKPVENVYVAGDNPGLGRVSGEWLAQAMNYKGDIVVLEGIPCVINSERVDAFNEVIAKYPDIKILDSQPAYWDTARGLEIMENYLQKYPKIDAVWAQDDDVLVGVLQAYKESGRNDIKIFLGGAGSKEMIKKIIDNDPLVKADVTYPPSMIATGISMAVFAMRGQPLEGFYQQQIPSRIILAAELITADNAELYYEPDSIF; encoded by the coding sequence GTGAAAAAGGCATTAGTTCTTATGATCTTTGTAGTGTTTGTACTCTCGGCTTTTGCAGTTGCCGCCGAGAAGATCAAGATTGGTGTCGCCATCCCAAGTGCAGATCACGGCTGGACAGGTGGGATCGTATGGTGGGCACAGAGGGCAATAAAGGACTGGAACGAAAAGGATCCCGATGTTGAGTTCTTCCTGGTCACTGCCGATTCACCCGCGAAACAGGTTGGAGATGTTGAAGACCTCATGGTAAAGGGTATTGATGCTCTTGTAATTCTTGCTCATGACTCCGAACCACTCACACCGGTAGTTGAGAAAGCGTACAACAGCGGGGTATTTATTGTCTCAGTTGACAGAGGTCTCACCAAGCCTGTCGAAAATGTGTATGTTGCCGGCGACAACCCCGGTCTTGGAAGAGTGTCCGGCGAATGGTTAGCACAGGCCATGAATTACAAGGGCGATATAGTCGTTCTTGAAGGTATTCCGTGCGTGATCAACAGCGAAAGAGTGGATGCGTTTAATGAAGTCATAGCGAAGTATCCAGATATTAAGATCCTGGATTCTCAGCCGGCTTACTGGGATACTGCACGTGGACTGGAAATTATGGAAAACTACCTTCAGAAGTATCCTAAGATTGACGCTGTTTGGGCGCAGGATGACGACGTTCTTGTTGGAGTTCTTCAAGCCTACAAGGAATCTGGAAGAAATGATATCAAGATCTTCCTTGGTGGCGCCGGATCAAAGGAAATGATAAAGAAGATCATCGACAATGACCCTCTAGTAAAGGCAGACGTTACATATCCGCCGTCAATGATCGCTACCGGTATTTCGATGGCCGTATTCGCAATGAGAGGCCAGCCTCTAGAAGGCTTCTATCAGCAGCAGATTCCTTCAAGAATAATACTCGCTGCCGAGCTGATTACAGCAGATAACGCCGAACTCTACTACGAACCTGATTCGATATTCTGA